In Nitrospiria bacterium, one genomic interval encodes:
- a CDS encoding 4a-hydroxytetrahydrobiopterin dehydratase, producing MSGLAQKKCIPCKGGVPPLKGKALLDLNQQLEGWEVVKEHHLAKNYKFSNFKNALDFVNRVGEKAEEEGHHPDIFLAWGQVGITLWTHKIDGLTESDFIMAAKIDRVL from the coding sequence ATGTCAGGCCTTGCACAAAAAAAATGTATTCCATGTAAAGGAGGGGTTCCCCCCCTTAAAGGAAAGGCCCTTTTAGATTTAAACCAACAGCTGGAGGGCTGGGAAGTGGTGAAGGAACACCACTTGGCAAAAAATTATAAATTTTCAAACTTTAAAAACGCATTGGATTTCGTTAACCGAGTAGGAGAAAAAGCCGAAGAAGAAGGACATCACCCTGATATTTTTTTGGCGTGGGGGCAGGTGGGAATTACCCTCTGGACCCATAAGATTGATGGCTTGACCGAAAGCGATTTCATTATGGCTGCGAAAATCGATAGGGTTCTTTAG
- the rnr gene encoding ribonuclease R, translated as MQESLSQNKLLTFFREQVTHPLLLEELIQRFPTPENEIQTLNTDLQNLVSKGVLVKTRENRFGLPSRMNLIIGNLQGHADGYGFVISEEEGETDVFIPARAMEGAMHGDRVIARFEKPSVAGKREGRIIQMLGRARTDLVGRFEKNKNINVVVPQEKRISQVVYVTPRNSLHARDGDMVIVKILQYPSKKRNPIGSITKILGHHSDARIDSDLIIESHGLPKTFPHEVLKEAQGLPEKVQEGAVHTRKDLRNLITVTIDGEKAKDFDDAVSAQRLPDGLIRLWVHVADVGHYVPWNGNLDQEALKRGTSIYFPDRVVPMFPEKLSNQICSLNPNEDRLTLTCEMDFDTNGTRTSYQVYESVILSKARMTYTQVKEILQGKPWPEHSQSKNIIALLQILEDLSQRLHQKRRRRGSIDFDLPEPEIILDLQGQVSDILRQERNIAHRIIEECMLAANETVAEHLTNLQTPMVFRIHEEPDADRMRDFNEFIQPFGLYLKGINKIKPNSLQKLLDQAKGTQYEKLINHVLLRSMKQARYSTEKKGHFGLAAEHYTHFTSPIRRYPDLIVHRLLKEVLSNGALPSKRIKHLEEILPGIAKQSSEREREAMEAEREVIDFKKARFMLDKIGEEFDAYITGVTNFGFFVGLQLYFVEGLVHMTSLHDDYYSYVEKQHALVGEHQRRVFRLGDEVRVRVERVDIDQRRIDFSLVDMKQQGEKSKKRKKPIKMRKRKHHP; from the coding sequence ATGCAAGAGTCCTTGTCACAAAATAAGCTTCTGACCTTCTTTCGGGAACAGGTAACCCATCCCCTTCTTCTAGAAGAACTGATTCAACGGTTTCCCACACCCGAAAATGAAATTCAAACCTTAAATACAGACCTTCAAAATCTGGTCTCAAAGGGTGTCTTGGTTAAAACGCGGGAGAACCGCTTTGGCCTACCCAGCCGGATGAACCTCATCATCGGTAACCTGCAGGGCCATGCGGATGGTTACGGCTTCGTCATATCGGAGGAAGAAGGAGAAACAGATGTGTTTATTCCTGCCCGTGCCATGGAGGGAGCCATGCATGGGGATCGGGTGATTGCAAGGTTTGAAAAACCTTCCGTTGCAGGAAAACGAGAAGGTAGAATTATTCAAATGCTGGGGAGGGCCAGGACTGATTTGGTAGGCCGTTTTGAAAAAAACAAAAATATCAACGTGGTGGTTCCTCAAGAGAAACGGATATCTCAGGTGGTTTATGTTACACCCCGAAACAGTCTTCATGCCCGGGATGGCGACATGGTCATTGTTAAAATCCTGCAGTACCCCAGCAAAAAACGAAACCCCATCGGTTCAATCACAAAAATTTTAGGGCACCATTCAGACGCCAGGATTGATTCGGATCTGATCATCGAAAGCCACGGGTTGCCCAAAACCTTTCCTCACGAGGTTCTTAAAGAAGCACAGGGCCTTCCTGAAAAGGTTCAAGAGGGGGCCGTTCATACCCGAAAGGACCTCCGGAATTTGATCACCGTAACCATTGACGGCGAAAAGGCCAAGGATTTTGATGATGCGGTTTCCGCTCAACGTCTCCCGGACGGCCTGATTCGGCTTTGGGTCCATGTTGCAGATGTAGGTCATTATGTTCCGTGGAACGGGAACTTGGATCAGGAGGCCTTAAAAAGAGGAACGTCCATTTATTTTCCTGACCGGGTCGTTCCCATGTTTCCCGAAAAACTTTCCAACCAAATTTGCAGCCTGAACCCAAACGAAGACCGTTTAACCCTGACCTGTGAAATGGACTTTGATACGAACGGTACCCGGACATCCTATCAGGTGTACGAAAGTGTCATTTTAAGCAAAGCCCGAATGACCTATACCCAGGTCAAGGAAATCCTTCAAGGAAAACCCTGGCCTGAACATTCTCAGTCAAAAAACATTATCGCCCTTCTCCAAATTCTGGAAGATTTATCTCAACGGCTTCACCAAAAGCGTCGGCGGCGAGGGAGCATCGACTTTGATTTGCCCGAACCGGAAATTATCCTGGACCTTCAAGGACAGGTATCGGATATCCTCCGTCAGGAGCGAAATATTGCCCACCGCATCATTGAAGAATGCATGTTGGCGGCCAATGAAACCGTTGCAGAACATTTAACCAACCTTCAAACACCAATGGTTTTCAGAATCCATGAAGAACCCGATGCAGATAGAATGAGAGATTTTAACGAATTTATTCAGCCTTTTGGCCTTTACCTGAAGGGAATCAATAAAATAAAACCTAACTCCCTTCAAAAGCTTCTGGATCAAGCCAAAGGCACTCAATATGAAAAACTCATTAATCATGTCCTCCTTCGTTCAATGAAGCAGGCCCGTTATTCCACAGAAAAAAAAGGCCACTTCGGACTGGCTGCAGAGCATTACACCCATTTTACCTCCCCTATCCGGCGCTACCCTGATTTAATTGTTCACCGCCTCCTCAAAGAGGTATTGTCCAACGGAGCCCTCCCCTCAAAAAGAATAAAACACCTGGAGGAAATTCTTCCCGGTATTGCCAAACAATCCTCTGAAAGGGAACGGGAAGCCATGGAAGCCGAACGGGAAGTGATTGATTTTAAAAAAGCCAGGTTTATGTTGGATAAAATTGGAGAAGAATTTGATGCTTATATTACAGGGGTAACCAACTTCGGGTTTTTTGTGGGACTCCAACTTTACTTTGTTGAAGGGTTGGTCCATATGACTTCTCTGCATGACGATTATTATTCGTATGTTGAAAAACAACATGCCCTGGTGGGTGAACATCAACGAAGGGTCTTTCGATTGGGTGATGAAGTTCGGGTCCGGGTGGAACGGGTGGATATCGATCAGCGCCGGATTGATTTTTCTCTGGTAGATATGAAACAACAGGGGGAAAAATCAAAAAAAAGAAAAAAACCCATAAAAATGAGAAAACGAAAACACCACCCTTAA
- a CDS encoding beta-ketoacyl-ACP synthase III — protein MKIIHSTIAGTGSYLPEDKILNSSLLENTGLDDQGIQRRTGIRERRKANPQEASSDLATYAAQEALHSANIDSSMIDFIILSTTSPDMFFPATACLVQRNLKARHASAFDISAGCSGFLVGLSIADQLLKNPKVKNVLVIASEVKTRFVNPKDPTTAIIFGDGAGAAVIQKSQNSFGLISLIMKSDGQYGDLIKIPAGGSRCPTTSETLRTGQNTITMRGASLFRVAVEKTVSVITEILERNKLSVSTLSYVVLHQANLRLIKAISKRLKFRDEQLVVSLDQIGNTSSSSLPITLDFLVKSRKLKGREWILLSGFGAGLTWGAALIQWPEK, from the coding sequence GAACCGGTTCCTACCTTCCCGAAGATAAAATTTTAAACAGCTCACTTTTAGAAAACACAGGGCTGGATGATCAAGGGATTCAAAGACGGACCGGTATCCGCGAACGGAGGAAAGCCAACCCTCAAGAGGCTTCATCTGATCTCGCCACCTACGCGGCTCAAGAAGCCCTTCATTCGGCTAATATTGATTCTTCCATGATCGATTTTATTATTTTATCGACCACCTCTCCCGATATGTTTTTCCCCGCAACGGCCTGCCTCGTTCAAAGAAACCTTAAAGCCCGCCATGCTTCCGCCTTTGATATTTCCGCTGGCTGTTCCGGATTCCTCGTGGGCCTATCCATTGCAGACCAGCTATTGAAGAACCCGAAAGTGAAAAATGTTTTGGTGATTGCATCGGAAGTCAAAACGCGATTTGTTAACCCAAAAGACCCAACAACCGCAATTATTTTCGGGGATGGGGCCGGTGCAGCGGTCATCCAAAAAAGCCAAAATTCATTCGGGCTTATATCCCTGATCATGAAAAGCGATGGTCAATACGGAGATTTAATTAAAATTCCTGCGGGAGGTTCCCGATGCCCCACCACTTCAGAGACCCTACGAACAGGACAAAATACCATTACCATGAGGGGTGCCTCTTTATTTCGTGTCGCCGTGGAAAAAACCGTCAGTGTGATCACAGAAATTTTGGAGAGAAATAAACTTTCTGTTTCCACTCTTTCCTATGTGGTGTTGCACCAGGCCAACCTTCGGCTCATCAAAGCCATCTCGAAAAGACTTAAATTCCGGGATGAACAACTGGTGGTTTCGCTGGACCAGATCGGAAATACATCCTCATCCTCGCTTCCAATCACACTTGATTTTCTCGTAAAAAGCAGGAAACTCAAAGGAAGAGAATGGATTCTCCTGTCAGGTTTCGGAGCGGGCCTCACCTGGGGAGCCGCCTTGATTCAATGGCCAGAAAAATAA
- a CDS encoding tetratricopeptide repeat protein, which translates to MASSKISQFKQLTEIDPSEATFFGLGRAYMEEGYFEDAADAFYKAIEKKPDYTAAYLQLGEALQHLNQIEKAICVYEKGITVGEQTHNEIPKIKMEKRIKRLRRNQKST; encoded by the coding sequence ATGGCCTCTTCTAAAATTTCCCAATTCAAACAACTCACGGAAATTGACCCCAGCGAAGCCACCTTTTTTGGGTTGGGACGAGCGTACATGGAGGAAGGATATTTCGAAGATGCTGCAGATGCTTTTTATAAAGCCATCGAAAAAAAACCAGATTATACGGCAGCCTATTTGCAACTGGGAGAAGCCCTCCAACATTTGAATCAAATAGAAAAGGCCATATGCGTATATGAAAAAGGGATCACTGTGGGAGAACAGACACATAATGAGATCCCCAAAATTAAGATGGAAAAAAGAATAAAAAGATTGCGAAGAAATCAGAAAAGCACCTAA
- the sfsA gene encoding DNA/RNA nuclease SfsA has translation MIFKKALIPGILLKRYKRFLADIRLTDGRKVTAHCPNTGGMLGCSKPESRVFLSQHPPSKRKYPYTWELVRVGKTWVGVNTFLTNRLVEEGIHAGKISALRGYSDVRREAPVMDSRLDFLLSNGANLCYLEVKNVTLGEKNVSYFPDAVTERGTKHLRTLQKLKEKGNRAVICFVVQREDCRMFMPADHIDPIYGKSLREAHQKGVEILVCGTKVSPKEIKINGTLPFRL, from the coding sequence GTGATATTCAAAAAAGCTCTTATACCGGGCATTTTGTTAAAAAGATACAAACGATTTTTAGCAGATATCCGTTTAACTGATGGGAGAAAGGTTACGGCTCATTGTCCCAACACGGGAGGCATGTTAGGGTGTTCGAAACCGGAAAGCCGTGTGTTTCTCTCCCAACACCCCCCCTCCAAAAGGAAGTACCCCTACACCTGGGAATTGGTTAGGGTGGGAAAAACATGGGTCGGAGTGAATACATTTTTAACCAACCGATTGGTTGAAGAAGGAATTCATGCCGGAAAAATTTCCGCTTTAAGGGGTTATTCCGATGTGAGACGGGAAGCTCCGGTGATGGACAGTCGCCTTGATTTTCTTTTATCCAATGGGGCCAATTTATGTTACCTGGAGGTGAAGAACGTTACATTAGGTGAAAAAAATGTCTCCTATTTTCCGGATGCGGTGACGGAGAGGGGAACAAAACACCTTCGAACCCTTCAAAAATTAAAGGAAAAGGGAAATAGGGCGGTGATCTGTTTTGTGGTGCAAAGAGAGGATTGCAGGATGTTTATGCCTGCGGATCACATTGACCCGATTTATGGCAAGAGTCTTCGGGAGGCCCACCAAAAAGGGGTGGAGATTTTGGTGTGTGGTACAAAGGTAAGTCCCAAAGAGATAAAAATTAATGGAACGCTCCCGTTTCGGCTTTGA